ATGAACATTATCAATTTGAATGTTTGTCATGGCAAGCAATACAAGACCATGCATATTCAGGACAAACTAGTTCAAGTGCCAGCAAAGCTAGAAAAAGCTCTTCTGACCATATAAATGCTTCCGTGCTCAATGCAGGTCAGTTTTCTTTgttagaattttcattttgcagGTACTTTAAAACTCCATAGGTGACTGTCCCGGCAACAAACAAGAAGACTGTTGGAGTGAAAGATGGGTATAGATACTTGACGAAGAAGTTGTCCCATGCTTCTGGCAGAAAACCTGCAAGCAGAATAGTAAGGAAGTTACTTAACTAATTATGATAGCAAAATAAGAGATAGTCTTCATTATGTAATAGCAAGACAGGCTTTCACTCGACAGAATTGTACAAGAACTGGAACCaaagattatataaatacaagaaCGTACAGACAGTTTGCGGAGGTTGCTAATTCTATCTAATAGTTTAAACTTCTAAATGATACACCTTCAGTATTAGAAAGCTTGAGTTAGTTTTTTCGTTTAGAAGACACAGGAAGACGGGTGTAATTTGACAAAGTGAAAGCCTATTTCAGATATGAGTTTTGCCATTGCTTTGACTCTTATAATCTTCTCTTTTCCACTGAAGCTGCTACCAGCACTGAATATCTCTGCAAAATGTCTGAGCATGATTCGATATTCTACAGTAATGCCCAAATCTTGGACCTCTGACAGGGATGATCGGGAAGCTAATGACTGAAACCTTGCGTATCTAGACACAACAGAATAGTTGCacaaaaatacagaaaaaacCGAAACTTTCATAGTCAAGGCTGCATCAGTAACACGATGATTGTTCAGAAATACTATGTGCAGATTTCAGAAAAGAATGCAGCAACCTTTGCAAAGTGTCTTCTTCTAGTTACAATTAAATGGCACGACACagagaataattacaattccACTCCATTATCAGGTCTAAGATggaataattattaagaagTTCGAAATCTTAAAGTACAAGGCAAAAACCCAAATAGTCTAGCTGCACAATTTCTCATTCCTATGGAAAATTCACTATCAAacataaattagtaataatttcaacaaaatccaaatatactAGCTGAATCAGTCCCATGCTAGGGATAGCCCCCACACTGGGAATCTTAAACAAGTACAATGATATATCCATGAACAATAATTCAAACAGTTAACAGTGAATTAATCCACAAGGTCAGTGTATAAAAACTACCCAAATTGCAATTAAGCTTCAATTCAAAGAATTAACAAAAGGGCCATCAATCATCCCTATAACTGAAGTATAAAAGCAAACCTGATGCAGCAAGAGCAATGCCCTGGACAAGAATAATGGCGCCGAGTCCAAACCAAGCTAGCAGAAAAGCGCTCTCATTCTTCCTCAGCTCCTCAGCCCGAGCCGCCTCCTGCGGCGTGGCGAAGCTGGGCTTTTCCACTGGCGCCCGGCGAATAACNNNNNNNNNNCTTCTTGGCTGGGGCCGTAGTCGAAGCTGCAGTCGAGGAGCCGAATCCCGAGCCTGGTGATGAACCCCCGGGCTTCTTGGAAGAAGGGCCCGGACCCGAAATAGTGTCTTCTGAGGAAGAATCTTGCTGCGATTTGATGGAAAATATGGTGGGTTTGAGACGGGATGGAGTGTGGAGGAAGAGATGGGGTTTATTGGTGGtaaaagatgaagaagatgatgatgggTGGAGCATTAGCGCCATTTTCAGTTTAGTTAGTTCAGATTTTCTTTGTGGTCTATATAcgtttttatgcaatttaaatTTCCTTTTTCGTTTTTCTTATAGGAAATAACTcaacttgaaaataaataatattattaaatatgacAACAAGTGTTAGATATTTTGTGCctgttattgttttttttttttttttaaatttcattattcaagaatttcaatGTGAGATTAACGTTTGAAATCATAAATTTCTATCGTGGTCCCAAATTAAGATGGAATTTAGGGATATTAaggattatttttaaaaaaaatacttttaatacCATAATTTAGGTCCGTGCAACATTAGTATCACAATGCAAAAGCCATTACAATATTGgtactataatttaaaaaataacttaaaaatatatcacaaaataacTTTTATCGTCACTTTTAATATAGTCGTTAGATTGTTAGGCACGTGGTCGTTAAGCAAACCTGCGATGGTGAGCAAAAAATAGTAGATTTAATGCATTTTACCCTTATGATAGTTGTAATGTTTAAGGGAAAAAGGAACTTTGAGGCAACCACCCCCTCCCCCCGAATCATGGGTGCACAACACGCACGActtgtaattgtttttttttttttttaatagataattataattctgaTTAAGTTCTcatatagtaacaatttaTGATAAcggatataatttattcaatttaaaagttgaaaaagtaTATACAAATACTATATTGTagtacatttttaaattatttgcaaATTACAGGTCTAAATTGtggtataaaattatatatttttttagattttttacaTACTAGTAAGTGTGACACCTGTTATGTACGTGcataattttagaaagtattttaacaaaatatttttataaatcttattatttatttcttgtaaaactaaaaatgacccaaatatgtttatataagagataaaaatgtaggagaaaaaaatatcaaaaaatacttataaaaaatcaagatgaatgaagaaattaaaaattaattaatttatttatttaaaacattttaaaaaatgatagatCACGAGTACccttttcaataatatatagtatagatattattttatcaatgcAATTCgtcttatataattaacttttgtCGTATATAATTACGATTAAATTTGAAGGAgaataaataacttttaaaataatatatgaattatttgtcaATATGTCGCCTtacatgaataaaataaattgaacataattttattttatatcatatttccCTAAACCTGCCattataaattgttttttcaccttcttcttctaattattttttaggggaacccattataaattattactcACCCCAATTGTGGATTACAATTTTTCAGGAGAAGAATCTCACAACGACGTCGTTCCCGGTTCAAACTGGTAGTCGTTTAACACACTCCAACTGAAACCCCAGATGAGCAGCAAATCGAacaaattctctctctctctctctctcactcacacacacacacacacaaaatctAAGGTGCATCTCTCCACCACAATCTCTGTGCCAGCACGGCCATATGTAGTACACATCTAACACCTCTCATACTTCTCAGTCGCAATCACACACTCAGATATACATACAAAACCCTCAATCAATCCTTAATTTAATGGAAACAAACCCCCGATTTCATACCCTCTGcttcttctcctcctcctctcaTGGCTCTTCTCTTTCTCCCCCGTCTTTTTACCGTTTCAATGTCCCCAAAACGAGCATTTTTTGCGCCCAAAGCCCGGTTCCGATTATCTGCCTCCGCCGTCGATGTGAGAGTGGAATCCGGTGCGGCGGCTAGCAGCACTACAGCCATTGTGTGGTACAAGCACGACCTTCGCGTCGAGGATCACCCAGGGCTCGTGGCCGCCTCCCAGCATCGCTGTGTTGTACCTCTTTATGTCTTTGATCGCCGTATCCTGTCAAGTAAGTGATTCTTCTCTTGCTCGAGGAATTATGGTTGATGTCAGTGTGCATACTTGCTTTGATACATGCTAAAGTTTGTATTCGTTCACTAAGCATAAAAGCGATCAACTTTGATGGAATGAACGGAAACTATACTGCCTGATAGTTCATAGTAGCCATTGTAGCACACTGGATGTGTGTGCGTAATGTGTTGCACATGCGAAGAACATgcatttataaaaatcatcaaattcttaCTATGTGTAATTGGCTGAAATGgaataaagaaaagataaatgtATATACATGTATCACTGCAAACAAATATGTAGATTGGAACACATAAGTTTGAAGAtttgaaaaacacaaacatgAGGGAAAAATTCtgcatattaataattttgtgtaatgTAATATCTATGTTACTTACATAATGATAGAATTTATATTGTTCTTTGTATCAATGATTCTAATCTTTCACTTTCACAAATAGTACGGTGTTGTTGTTGTCTGACTCTTGAAGGTAGGTAAGTAACGAAGAATTGTATACAATTGATGAATCCATATATTCctagaaaagaatgaaaataggAGTTAGCAACTCAAATGTTTACTCACGGTCTTGTTTAATAAACAGATACCAGTGACTGGTTGCTAGTATGCTTCCACAGTTTTGGGTTGCTGTAGGTCTCTCCTGCTGGCTGGCATTCACTATGAGCAATTTCTGATCAACATATCTGCTGTTGGCTAACATGTGGTGTTTCACAATCTAATAGCACAATTATATTACGATGCATGTATGATGATGCACATAATTTGCTCATTGAATGTTACGTAAAGCTGTTTGGTGTCATGTTAGATTGGTATTACTGCAACTGACTTCAGGACCTCATATATGCAGGATTTTCAGATGAAATGCTAGAACTTCTCCTCTTTGCTTTGGAGGACTTAAGGAAGTTGCTAAATGAACAAGGGTCCAATCTAGTGATCAAGTTTGGGAGGGCAGAAAATGTCATAGGCGACCTGGTCAAAGAGGTGGTTACATTCATTTAGTTCACGCGTTCtagtatgatattttatagAGCTGTCGAGGAATGAGAGATTTTGAGGGCCCTTCTACTTATTTTTTACGTTCATCCCTGAGGATTATAACAGGTCCAGGCTAGCAGCATTTTTGCAGAAGAGGAGGTGGAGTATGAGCTACGCATAATGCTAGATGTTGTTGAGGAGTCATTATCTACTTTATCGTTGAGCGGAGAGAACACTAAAATTCTGACATGGAACACTCCATTTTATGATGTTAAGGTATTTGCCTCGTATGTTTAGTACTActacaattattattactactgCTACTattcttgttattattattataacattattgttgttattgcAATGAGCTTATGGATAATCACATTGGCTATAGAGTTTGGTGGATCTGCCATCATCGTACAATGACTTCACAAAGCTAAATCCACCTGTTGTTCCTCCTATTATGCCCCCAAAGTTATCTGGCAACTTGATGAATTTGTCCTGGGGTAAGTGATTTACGTATTGGCTATTCTTTTGACCAAGTTCTCTGACTTGCTATTGAGAGCTGGAACATAATGGCCATATATGATTTAGGTACTCTACCCACCCTGGCCGATTTGAAAGAATATAGGGACGATATTTATGGCTGGGGCTTTAAGAAGGAGGAATGGACTTCAATCAAAAGTTTATCAGCTGAAAATCTGCTTCAAAGAAAGAACCTAAGAGGAAATGTTGAGCTAAAGCCACCCAAACTGGAAAAAGAGAATCAGCGAGACTCAGGTAAGACCAGCCAAAGAAAGAAACCAGAAAAATCAGCATTTGTAACAAGCCAAGGGAGCTCTGTGGGAGGTGGATCTAGTCTTGTTTTGAATGCTTTGGCTGGATACTTGCGTTACCTAGAAGGAACTGCTCGAGATGAATGGCAGGAGTAGGTCTACTAGATCTAAGactttaatttcttatttcctAGTTTCTTCGGCCTTCTCCTTTTCTCAACTCACTGATTAGGCATTCCTTTggcattttgttttttatttcttatactcttttaataattggtaaataatatactttcaagaatcaaaatcATGTGACACAGTCAGGTACATTTCTTATTTGCTTGGAACAAGCGAATTTGCCTCCTCGACGTCATACTTAGTTGTCACAATTATCAACATTACGGCTGGATGGGAAATGGTTCTGCAGTTACACATTTTTACTTATAGATAGTTTCAAACTACTAAGTGGTCTGCAAATGTGCTGTTTCTGTTTAAACCAAGAATTTGTCATTCCATCTATTTTGTTCAGTAATTTTCATCCTCATTCAGCAATTTCAGCCGCACTACTAGCCTAATCCTTTTCTGTATAACAAGGTAGCTAAAGTGCAATCTGGTATGATTATGTTGCAGATATTAATGAGAAGAAAATGTGCAGTACCAAAGCAATGAAATGACTTGTGTTTCAATATCAAGAAGGTCACATGGTTTTGACGGTTCTGCAGTTACACATTTTCACTTATAGATAGTTTCAAACTACTAAGTGGTCTGCAAATGTGCTGTTTCTGTTTAAACCAAGAATTTGTCATTCCATCTATTTTGTTCAGTAATTTTCATCCTCATTCAGCAATTTCAGCCGCACTGCTAGCCTAATCCTTTTCTGTATAACAAGGTAGCTAAAGTGCATCCTGGTATGATTATGTTGCATATATTAACGAGATGAAAATGTGCAGTATCAAAGCAATGAAATGACTTGTGTTTCAATATCAAGAAGGTCACATGGTTTTGTTCTCTGTAATGTTGCTTCCGAAACttggaattttgaatttggtaTTTGGTCTTTAAGGATCATCCACTAAGGCATTTAAAAACATCAGGACTATAGCTACAAGCTTCAGAAACTAACAAACTTTGTCAAAACTTATGTCACAGGGTACACGAAAAACTACGTCTATCTGAAAAACGTGAAGGAGCTTCATTTCAAGCCCTTTTTGGTTCAGCCCTTCTTCTTGGCATTATTTCCAGAAGAAGAGTATATGACGAAGCTATCAAgtatgagaaagaaagaaatggtgGATTCTTATCACCATTTGGGTACTCTACGACCACAGTGGCTGCAGCAATCAACACTGTGTCTTCCATGGAGGTATTGTTGGTCCACAATTTTTTCGGAGAATTAATGTGCTTCTTTGTTGACCTATGAGCTCAAGCACTTCAATTGATTGTATGACCAGTTGCCTGACTAACATTCTGATATGTGTCGTTACTTTGGGTAGTGGTATTGGCTTCTGAATCTGAAATGCCAAAAAACCAAGGCATGCAATTTCTCAATTCGGATATGGCGATGGAATAATTATCTAATCCAAGTGAGTATCTGCAGATGCAAGTTTTTCCTGACccattatattatatactcCATTGGTTAAACTTACCTGAGATTACTGATATTTTACCTAATAAGAGTGGTTCCATGTTTCTCAGTATACAACTGCTGGTCATGAAGGACCGGCCATTCTTCTTGTACATGGTTTCGGTGCTTTTCTGGAGCATTACAGAGACAATGTATATCCCATGGCTGAAGCTGGAAATAGAGTTTGGGCAATCACGCTAGTTGGTTTTGGCAAATCAGAAAAACCAAATATCATATACACTGAACTAGTTTGGGCCGAACTGCTCCGAGACTTTATCATTGAGGTGATTGGGGAGCCTGCACATCTTGTTGGGAACTCAATTGGCGGTACGTCATGTGGATCTCCGATACAATGGCTCTACAATGACATGGAAATgatagataagaaaataaagaaagacaaaagaaatgcCTGCTTCTCCCCTTCCAGAGAAGGGTAggggagaaagaaaaggatgCAGGGTGGAAGTCTTTGgaattctctctctcatcGTACTTTTGATTAACTGACTATTTTGTCACTCGTTTACAGGATATTCTGTTGCTATCGTTGCTGGTATCTGGTCTTCAATAGCCAAGTCTGTTGTCCTTATGAACACTGCTGGCAACATTATTCCTGGATATTCTGCTTTGGGCTATTCAGGAGTAAGAGATACTGAAATTCATAGTCAACTGTTATTTCCCTTTAGTAGATTATTTCCAGTTTGTGGAATTGCATGTGATATTATAGGTTTCTGGGCTCAGTCCATACATGTGATATAATCTCCCATCTGGCTCGTAtttgttcaattaatatttcagGATAGGCGAACTTCAGGAGCAGTGTGGTTGGGTGCTAGACTCCTTTTGGTGTACTTGAGATTCAATATCAGGAACATATTGAGGAGTTTTTATCCAGCAGTAAGGGTTTTCCTACTTTTGGTTCCTCATTCAGACAGTGAGTATATTATTAATTCCTAAAACCATGTTGTGCAGAAAACCGATAGAGCCGATGATCAGCTCATAAATGAGATGATTAGAGCTGTATCCTTCAAGAACTATATGTTAGGAatctgtgtgtatatatatgtacatatataatgtatatattagcCCCTAACTCCTCTTTCTCCCTCAATTATAAAAGAGAGCTTTATTTCAGACATGgttcctttttttattaagctACAACTGCTTGGCCTTAACAACTTTAGTCATATGATCCTGGcgtgatttttgttttagaaagCATCTTCAGTTTTGATCTTTCACTCgctttaaattatcttttggAGGGATTTGAGAAGAAGATACTTGTCATACAGGTGATGTTTCCTATCTGAAACCTTGCAAGGGcctttatttttgtgatttgttttcttctttatccAAATTATTGTTTGTTGTCTTGTTAGGGAATGAAAGATCCACTGTCTGACTCCAAGTCGATGTTAGCTATGTTTCAAGAGCACTGCAGAGGGATAGCAATAAAAGAAGTAAATGCTGGTGAGTTTATTGCATTCTTGTTTTATGTTTCAATCATTCTATCCACCTTATTACATGCTATTCCTTTTGCCAATTGTTGTTGCTTATACTGCTTTTCTGTTATCAGGGCACTGCCCTCACGACGAGCTGCCGAATGAAGTGAATTCGATCATCAAGGAATGGGTGGCGACTCTTGAAAGTGAAGGGTCTCCTGTTGCTGTGAAACAGTTGAAGCAATAATGAAGCAGAACATAATTGATCTGcatattcaattcaaatatagaACACATTAATTCAGGACAGTTATACACATTATTCCAAGATACAAAGTGACAGAAGCAGAAATACCCAAAAAGGATATTCCTCAAACAAGTTATAATCCTAGCGACCGTGCCTCAAATTTGCTGGTGAAACCATCATAAGTATTGAGGCAAAGCCTTAATGATGTACATATTGCctttattataaaaactagATTCCAAGTGTTTTGCTGCAGTTGTActttgatataaatttagataCAAAGAAGACAATAAGACAAACACACTCAAATGCCTAAGAGGTGTCTTATCAAACACAAATGCCAGAAATTTAACCACCTGCATTTGTGAACAATGATTAGACTTTGCAGGGTGGCAATGGAGCTCCACAAAGACAATCATTGCCAAGAAATGGACTGGACGGGAATTTTGTGGATGGAAGAGGACCACATAGATAGTTGTGGCTAAGATTCAATTCTTGAAGCCTTGAAATGGTCTTGGGCACATTTGCAGACACCATATTGTTTGACAAACCCAGGTACTTCAAGTTTTTGCCAATCTTCATGTGtttcatatcaaatattaactTAATATGTGATGCCCAGAATCCTTCCAAATGAAAAGTTGAAGTGGACTTCCTGTTTGTTAATTCATTCTGAGAAAGACTATTTT
This region of Sesamum indicum cultivar Zhongzhi No. 13 linkage group LG4, S_indicum_v1.0, whole genome shotgun sequence genomic DNA includes:
- the LOC105160577 gene encoding protein LOW PSII ACCUMULATION 2, chloroplastic (The sequence of the model RefSeq protein was modified relative to this genomic sequence to represent the inferred CDS: added 267 bases not found in genome assembly); translated protein: MLHPSSSSSSFTTNKPHLFLHTPSRLKPTIFSIKSQQDSSSEDTISGPGPSSKKPGGSSPGSGFGSSTAASTTAPAKKKQTKGKRERATVIRRAPVEKPSFATPQEAARAEELRKNESAFLLAWFGLGAIILVQGIALAASGFLPEAWDNFFVKYLYPSFTPTVFLFVAGTVTYGVLKYLQNENSNKEN
- the LOC105160578 gene encoding uncharacterized protein LOC105160578, whose protein sequence is MALLFLPRLFTVSMSPKRAFFAPKARFRLSASAVDVRVESGAAASSTTAIVWYKHDLRVEDHPGLVAASQHRCVVPLYVFDRRILSRFSDEMLELLLFALEDLRKLLNEQGSNLVIKFGRAENVIGDLVKEVQASSIFAEEEVEYELRIMLDVVEESLSTLSLSGENTKILTWNTPFYDVKSLVDLPSSYNDFTKLNPPVVPPIMPPKLSGNLMNLSWGTLPTLADLKEYRDDIYGWGFKKEEWTSIKSLSAENLLQRKNLRGNVELKPPKLEKENQRDSGKTSQRKKPEKSAFVTSQGSSVGGGSSLVLNALAGYLRYLEGTARDEWQEVHEKLRLSEKREGASFQALFGSALLLGIISRRRVYDEAIKYEKERNGGFLSPFGYSTTTVAAAINTVSSMEWYWLLNLKCQKTKACNFSIRIWRWNNYLIQYTTAGHEGPAILLVHGFGAFLEHYRDNVYPMAEAGNRVWAITLVGFGKSEKPNIIYTELVWAELLRDFIIEVIGEPAHLVGNSIGGYSVAIVAGIWSSIAKSVVLMNTAGNIIPGYSALGYSGDRRTSGAVWLGARLLLVYLRFNIRNILRSFYPAKTDRADDQLINEMIRASYDPGVIFVLESIFSFDLSLALNYLLEGFEKKILVIQGMKDPLSDSKSMLAMFQEHCRGIAIKEVNAGHCPHDELPNEVNSIIKEWVATLESEGSPVAVKQLKQ